From the Desulfarculaceae bacterium genome, one window contains:
- a CDS encoding DUF2080 family transposase-associated protein → MERAAKPTCRRGAEKPRVRPVRFELYGEEIVEKQVAASGKSGRVYLPVEWLGKRVKIIRVN, encoded by the coding sequence ATGGAGCGGGCCGCCAAACCGACCTGCCGCCGGGGAGCCGAGAAACCCCGGGTACGGCCGGTGCGCTTCGAGCTCTACGGCGAGGAGATCGTGGAGAAGCAGGTGGCGGCCAGCGGCAAGAGCGGACGGGTATACCTGCCCGTGGAGTGGCTGGGCAAGAGGGTGAAGATAATCAGGGTGAATTGA
- a CDS encoding DUF89 family protein yields the protein MTQSPFERGQFLKPFPTCRLCLEELTNTAAELAAGDDPELRRRAQTAARAALGQSEGPRLSSPEVANRILRAIRQETGVQDPYQDFKAKEQATGKQVAARARKLIGADLESLVKLAALGNSLDFFKPPHEAMAEVERNLAAGVELHRNDIPRLDQFLAQKRGTALYLTDNSGEIFFDLPLYQHLARHFERVVLVVKGGPALNDLTRLDLRASGLMPMFPHLADTGVDGAGVEWNLASQEFKELVARADLIVAKGMANFETLCPLNLPGPFFHIFRVKCQPMRDYLHAPPESHWALWREAGTACQAPESEP from the coding sequence ATGACTCAGTCGCCTTTTGAGCGGGGGCAATTTCTTAAGCCATTTCCCACGTGCCGCCTGTGTCTGGAAGAGCTGACCAATACCGCGGCGGAGCTGGCTGCCGGAGACGACCCTGAACTGCGCCGCCGGGCTCAAACGGCGGCAAGGGCGGCACTGGGGCAAAGCGAAGGCCCGCGCCTGTCCTCGCCCGAGGTGGCCAACCGCATCCTGCGCGCCATTCGGCAAGAGACCGGAGTCCAGGACCCCTACCAGGACTTCAAGGCCAAGGAGCAGGCCACCGGCAAGCAGGTCGCCGCCCGGGCGCGGAAGCTGATAGGCGCCGACCTGGAGTCCCTGGTCAAACTGGCCGCCCTGGGCAACAGCCTGGACTTTTTCAAGCCGCCGCACGAGGCCATGGCCGAGGTGGAGCGCAACCTCGCCGCTGGGGTGGAGTTGCATCGCAACGACATCCCCCGTTTAGATCAGTTCTTGGCCCAAAAGCGCGGGACGGCCCTTTACCTCACCGACAACTCGGGCGAGATATTCTTCGACCTGCCGCTGTACCAGCACCTGGCCCGCCATTTTGAACGGGTGGTCCTGGTGGTCAAGGGAGGCCCGGCCCTCAATGATCTCACCCGGCTTGACTTGCGAGCCTCCGGTCTCATGCCGATGTTCCCCCATCTGGCCGACACCGGAGTCGATGGCGCCGGGGTGGAATGGAACCTGGCCTCCCAGGAGTTCAAGGAGCTGGTGGCCCGGGCCGATCTGATCGTAGCCAAGGGCATGGCCAACTTTGAAACGCTATGCCCCCTCAACCTGCCCGGTCCGTTTTTTCATATATTCCGCGTCAAATGCCAGCCCATGCGCGATTATTTGCACGCTCCTCCAGAAAGCCATTGGGCCCTGTGGCGCGAGGCCGGCACGGCCTGCCAAGCTCCGGAATCCGAGCCCTAG